Proteins encoded in a region of the Phaenicophaeus curvirostris isolate KB17595 chromosome 20, BPBGC_Pcur_1.0, whole genome shotgun sequence genome:
- the MVB12B gene encoding multivesicular body subunit 12B isoform X2 → MDFKICPVPGLPPCSTNAVDRGAAERLSRLRGAIPAALRPGRRPARRAMRSCLCLRRGSRAAPAPATDQSIMPEVRDLSDALPDLPMDPITGVGVVASRNRAPTGYDVVAQTADGLDADLWKDGLFKSKVTRYLCFTRSFSKENSHLGNVLVDMKLIDIKDTLPVGFIPIQETIDTQEIAFRKKRLCIKFIPRDSTEAAICDIRILGRSKQAPPQYTFIGELNNMGIWYRMGKVPRNHESSQPATPPSQAQSSTPAPNLPR, encoded by the exons CGGAGCGGCTGTCGCGGCTGCGCGGGGCCATCCCGGCTGCGCTCCGCCCgggccgccgccccgcccgccgggCCATGAGGAGCTGCCTCTGCCTGCGCCGGGGGAGCCGCGCCGCGCCCGCACCGGCAACA GATCAGTCCATAATGCCTGAAGTACGAGACCTCTCCGATGCCTTGCCCGATTTGCCGATGGATCCCATCACGGGTGTTGGCGTGGTTGCATCCCGGAACCGAGCGCCAACAGGTTATGATGTA GTTGCACAAACAGCAGATGGCTTGGATGCTGACCTCTGGAAAGATGGCTTATTTAAATCCAAGGTCACACGATACCTGTGCTTCACGAGATcgttttcaaaagaaaat AGTCATTTAGGCAACGTCTTGGTCGATATGAAGCTCATTGATATAAAGGACACTTTACCTGTGGGCTTCATCCCCATCCAGGAGACCATTGACACAC aagaaatagcTTTCAGAAAGAAGAGGCTGTGCATTAAATTCATCCCTCGAGATTCTACTGAGGCAGCGATCTGCGATATCCGAATCCTGGGTAGATCCAAACAAGCTCCTCCTCAGTACACCTTCATAGG GGAGTTGAACAACATGGGCATTTGGTACCGGATGGGCAAAGTTCCACGCAACCATGAATCTTCGCAGCCTGCAACTCCTCCTTCTCAAGCGCAGTCTTCAACACCAGCTCCAAACCTGCCGAGGTGA